In Pseudomonadota bacterium, the DNA window TTCATGATTTCGATTTCCATGCCCGCGACCGTCTCGGTTGCCGGGTAGTAGGTCAGGTTGACCCGCGCCCCCGCCAGGTTTTTATATTTTTTGCGGCGACGGTATTTGAATGGTGTCAGTTCACCCTCGAGCATCACGGTATTGAGATACCACTCGCCGTCTTCGCGCTGAACATGGCTATCGACCTTGCGCAGCTCCGAGTGCACGAGGCCGGGGTGTTTCTTCAGCAGCCGTTCGGGATCCATCGACTCAAGGTAGCGTCATGCTCCGGAGGAGAGCTTGCGAACGTCAGGAAAACGGGTGCTGCAAGACGATGTTTTCGCGGCGGTCCGGGCCGGTCGAGACGATATGAACCGGACTGCCAATCACCTCGCTCAGGCGTTCAAGGTATTGTCGCGCCGCGCTCGGCAGCTTGTCCCAGTCTGTCACGCCCCGGGTGCTGTCGTGCCAGCCCGGAAAGTCCTCAAACACCGGCTCACAGTGGGCGTAGTCGGCCACGTCGGTGGGCGGGACGTCAAGCAGCTCACCGTCGAGTCGGTAGCCCACCGCCATGCGAACCGCATCGAACCCATCCAGCACGTCGAGCTTCGTCACGCACAGGCCGCTGATGCCGTTGACCATAACGGCACGCCGCAGCGCAATCGCATCCATCCAGCCGCAGCGGCGCGGACGGCCCGTCGTGGCGCCAAACTCGTTGCCCCGTTTGGCGATCCGGCCTCCAACCTTATCGTTGAGCTCCGTTGGGAAGGGGCCACCGCCGACACGGGTGGCGTAAGCCTTGGTGATACCGAGCACGTAGTCGATTTCGCCGGGTCCGATTCCGACGCCGGTGCAGACACCACCTGCGGTGGTGTTGGACGAGGTGACGTACGGATAGGTGCCGTGGTCGATATCCAGCATGGCTCCTTGCGCCCCCTCAAACAGGAGGTCGCCATCGCTACTGCGATGCGCAGCAACAGCCGCCACCACATCACCCGCCAGCGGCCGCAACGCCTCGCCCCAGGCCAGCGCCTGGTCGATGGTGGCCTCAACGTCTACACGGCTGGATCGGAGGTACCGATCGAGGACAAAGTTGTGATAATCCATCACGCCACGGAGCAGCTCGCTGGCGCGCTCGGCGTGGAACAGATCCGCAACCCGGAGACCGCGCCGGGACACCTTATCTTCATAGGCTGGGCCAATGCCGCGGCCGGTGGTGCCGATGGCCTGCTTGCCTCGGGCTTTTTCCCGCGCCGCGTCCAGCGCCACGTGATACGGCATAATCACCGGACAGGCGCTGCTGATCAGCAGCCGATCCCGAACCTGTACACCCTTGTTCTCCAGCGCCTCAATTTCTTTGAGCAGCGCGTCTGGCGCCAGGACCACACCATTGCCAATCAGGCACTGAACCGTGGGGTGAAGGATGCCGGAGGGAATCAGGTGCAGGACCGTGGTTTCGCCGTCGATCACCAGGGTATGGCCGGCGTTATGCCCACCCTGGAAGCGGACCACCGCCGCCACCTTCTCGGTCAGGACGTCAACAATCTTGCCTTTGCCCTCGTCACCCCACTGGGTTCCGAGCACCAGTACACTTTTCCCGCCCATAGCCCTCAGTGTCCTACTGTTTTACAAAGTTCAGCAAAATCAGCCCCGCCAGCATACAGGCGCCGCCGAAGGTCCGCAGAGTTTTGTCGTCAAGTGAGGCTAGCTGTCGCATGGCCTCTCGCCAGGCTGAAGGGCTGGCGAACGGCAGCAGGCCTTCGAGGATCAGCACCAGGCATACAGCGGCCAGCAGATCAGACACGCAAACTCCCCATGTATTTCTCGCGAAGACGGCAACAGTGGCTGGATAAGATCAGAGTGAGTTCCAGCGCGGCCACCGCCCGGGCGACGCGCAAGAGCGGCGGCGCGTCCGCCGGTCGCCGTTAGGTTTGAGCGGCGAAACCGCCCCGGTTGTGACACCTTCGACCACAGGCCCGACCGCTAAGCCGGCTGAGCCCAAAGCCGTCGAGGGGACGCTAGTCGACGTCTACCTGTTGGCCGAAGTAGTCGAAAAATTCCGAAGTAGAGTCCAGCATCATGACGTCACCGCCATTGCCGAAGGTTTGCCGGTAGGCCTGCAGGGAGCGGTAGAACGAATAGAACTCGCGATCTCTTTCGTAGGCCTGCGCGTAGAGGTTTGCAGCCTGCGCATCTCCCTCACCGCGAATCCGCTCGGCGTCGCGTTGCGATTCAGCCAGCAGGACGGTGCGTTCTCGGTCAGCACCAGCAGCAATTTTTTCAGCCTCCTCGTTGCCTTCCGAACGCAGCTCGTTGGCCACCTCTTTTCGCTCAGCCCGCATCCGGCTGAATACCGAGCTGCTGACCTGATCCGGAAGATCGATTCGCTTGACGCGGACGTCAACAATTTCGATACCCAGCGAACTGGCGACGCCGCTGGCGCGAACCACCAGCGACTGCATAATCTCTTCGCGTTCGGTTGAGATCACTTCCTGCAGCGTGCGCTTCGCAAACTCGGCCCGCAGTCCGTCAGCGATGATCTGGCTGAGGCGCTGACGCGCTCGAACCAGGTCTCCGCCTCCGGTGGCAGTGTAGAAATCGCGAACGTCGGAGATGCGCCATTTGACGAAGGAGTCGACGATCACGTCCTTTTTCTCGGAGGTGATGAAACGCTCCGGCTGCGCATCCAGCGTGAGAATCCGACGGTCGAATTTGCGCACGTTGTTCACGATGGGCAGCTGCCAGTGCAGGCCCGGCTCAAAATCGGTTCGAACGACCTCACCCAGGCGGAACTTGGCGGCGTATTCCACCTCGGAAACGGTGAACGCCGACAGGTAAAGCAGGATGGCGACCAGTGCGCCGACAATAATTCCTAATCCTTTCATGATCAGCTCCCATCCCGGCCGCGACGCGGCGTTTGTCTCGGGTCGAAGGTGTCGTTGTTCGCACCCGAGTCCGACCGGAAGTCAGAATTGTTGCTGCGCTGCAGTGCTGGCGTCGTGTTCCGAATGATTTCGTCCAGCGGCAGATACATCACGTTGTTGCCTTCTTTGACGTCGACAATGACTTTGGACGTGCTCCCAAGGACGTTTTCCATCGTCTCGAGGTACAGACGCTGGCGGGTGACCTCCGGCGCCAGCTGATACTCGTCGAGCAGCAGGCTGAAGCGCTGGGCTTCACCTTCAGCCCGAGAGGTGACCGCCGACTTGTAGGCTTCCGCCTCCTGGATCAGGCGAGCCGCTCGGCCGCGCGCTTCCGGCACTACCGAGTTGGCGTAGGCCTGGGCTTCATTCTGAGACTTCTCTTTGTCCTCGCGAGCCTTGATGGCATCGTCGAAGGCGTCTTTAACTTCCTGGGGCGGTCGAACCTCCTCCAGGTTGACCGCGGTGATCTCAACGCCGGTTTCGTAGCGATCCATGATGGACTGCTGGATTTCGCGAATCTGAAACGCGATCTCAGCCCGGCCCTCGAGCAGGACAAAGTCCATAATGTTGTCGCCGACCACCTGACGCATCGCCGATTCAGCGGCCTGCCCCATGGTGGCCTCGGGATCCTGCACGTTGAACAGGAAGGCCTCAGCGTCTTTCACCCGGAACTGGGTCGCCATACGCATGTCCACGATGTTTTCGTCCAGCGTGAGCATGTAGCCTTCCGCAACGTCGGAGCGAATCTGCTCGACGTTGACGCGATAAACCCGATCGATGGGTCTCGGCAGCGTGAAGTTCAGGCCGGGCTGCATCGTTTTGACGTGCTGGCCGAAGCGCAGCACAACCCCGCGCTCCGGTTCGTCGATGGTGTAGACCGAGTCGACCAGCAGCCAGACAACAATGGCTGCGATCGCCAGGAAAAACAGGCCAGCATTGCCGCCGCCGCTGCTTGATCCGCGTCGACCACCGCCGCCAAAAATGCCGCTGATCCGGTTCTGCAGATTGCGAAAAACCTCATCCAGATCGGGCGGCTGATCGCCACCGCCACCAGACTTCCAGGGGTCTTTTCCGTTGCCGGGTTCGTTCCAGGCCATGCGTAATTCCTATAGTGACGGGGTGGGCGGCGAGCCCACCATTTTAAAGTTCTCTCCCGGCAGCAGCAACATCACCGGTAGGTTCCTGCCCCGCGTTGACGGCTGAATCCGGGCATTGACCGGGCGGGAAATGGTCCGGCCACTCCCGCTCCAGCGCTTCGTACTCTCGACCGGCGATGGCACAGCATAGCTGCCAGCCGCCCTGATCTGTGGACTGCTCCTGGGTGACGCAACCCATGCTGAACAGTCTCGCGCGCAGCTTGCCCTCCGAAGGCTCGAGCGTCAGCTCGCGCTCCACCAAGCGTCCCGCCAGCTGTTCGCGGATCGCCACGAGCAGCAGGTCGAGCCCGGCGCCGGTATTAGCTGAAAGCCACACGCGCTCGCCGTCCGTCCGCTGCTGACGTTCGGGCGGCCGGCCCAGCAGGTCAATCTTATTGTTGACCACCAGCTGAGGCACGTCGCCCGCGCCGATTTCTTCCAGGACCGCCGCAACCGATTCCACTCGCTCGTCGCGGTTGGGGTCAGCGGCATCCACCACATGGAGCAGAAGATCAGCGTCCCGGGTCTCCTCGAGCGTCGACTTGAAGGCCGCCACGAGCTCATGGGGCAGGTGACGAATAAAGCCCACCGTATCCGCCAAAACCACATCCGACCCGCCCGAAACGGTTCCGTTTGGACCTTCCACCGCCGAGTAGTTCAGTCGGCGCAGTGTTGGGTCGAGCGTCGCAAACAGCTGATCAGCCGCGTAGACCCCGCCGTCGGTGAGCCGATTGAACAGCGTCGACTTCCCCGCGTTCGTATAGCCCACCAGCGACACCAATGGCACTGAGCTACGCGCTCTGGACCGACGGCTCTGCCGCCGCTGCCGGGTCAGGCGCTCAAGCCGCTTGTTCAGCGTCTTTACTCGCGCCCCAAGCAGTCGACGGTCGGTTTCGAGCTGGGTCTCACCTGGACCACGCAGTCCGATACCGCCTTTCTGCCGCTCGAGGTGCGTCCAACCTCTCACCAGCCGAGTGGACAGGTGTTTGAGCTGCGCCAGCTCCACCTGCAGCTTGCCCTCGTGCGAGCGTGCCCGCTGCGCAAAGATATCCAAGATCAGCGTGTTCCTATCGTGAACACGCCGGCACGTGATTTTTTCCAGATTCCGTTCCTGGATCGGGCTGAGCTTGTGATTGACCAAAATCGTATCGATCTTAAGCTCTTTCGCCGCCTCGGCGATCTCCTGAACCTTGCCCTTACCGACGAGCGTCGCCGCGTCCGGCGCGCCGCGCGGCGCTTCGATTTCCGCGCACACCTCCAGGCCAGCGGAAGTCGCCAGCTCTCGAAACTCATCGAGATCTTCCTGGCTATCGCGCGCCTGGAAGCGCGGGTGCAGAAGCAGCACGCGGTCGCCACCAGCAGTCGGCTGGCCAGCGTCGTTGGGCAAAAATTCGATCAACGGTCGGATGTGTCGATTGGTACTAACTTATTAAAGATGTGGGGCGCCTTCGGTCGCAAGGCAAGCGCAGTGTTTCGGCGGCGCAGAGCGGCCAGCGGTGGTCAGAGACAGACCTCGTTGTTTGCGCCCGTGAGGGCGCGTCGAGCCAAGTTACTGGTCTTCGTCGGTAATTTTGACGTTTCGCGACGGGACCACGGTCGAAATCGCGTGCTTGTAGATCATCTGACTGACAGCATTTTTTAGTACCACCACAAACTGATCGAATGAATCGATCTGACCCTGCAACTTGATGCCGTTGACCAGATAAATGGACACCGGCACGCGCTCTCTCCGGAGCGCGTTAAGAAACGGCTCCTGCAGTGAATGGCCTTTGGACATCGGGGCGCTCCTTGTTTTTTCTTAGTATCGGGGCTTCAGAAGGGGCATTCCCTGCGGATCCTTCCTGCCGCACCTAACCTGCCTCACGTAAAACCGCGTTAGCCTATACCTGCGGGCTGACGCTAGGGGTTACAACCTTCGCCGGCCGAAAGCCGAACGCAGGTGGGCAGATCCCAATCCAAAACTCTAGCACACGGGAGTGTGTAGGAAGCGTGCAATCTGGCTTCTCGCCGCGGATTTCCAACTTTTTTCCGTAGGATCCAGCCAGCTGACGTCGTCTAGATGGCGAAGCCAGGTGAGCTGTCGTTTGGCGAGCTGCCGAGTCGCCGCACAGGCTCGGGCCTCAAGGTCGTCCAGCGACCCGTGTCCAGCCAGGTGGGAGATGGCGTGACGATAACCAACGGCCCGCATCGCCGGGGTTTCTGCGGTCAGCCGCGGGTCGC includes these proteins:
- the hflX gene encoding ribosome rescue GTPase HflX, whose protein sequence is MLLLHPRFQARDSQEDLDEFRELATSAGLEVCAEIEAPRGAPDAATLVGKGKVQEIAEAAKELKIDTILVNHKLSPIQERNLEKITCRRVHDRNTLILDIFAQRARSHEGKLQVELAQLKHLSTRLVRGWTHLERQKGGIGLRGPGETQLETDRRLLGARVKTLNKRLERLTRQRRQSRRSRARSSVPLVSLVGYTNAGKSTLFNRLTDGGVYAADQLFATLDPTLRRLNYSAVEGPNGTVSGGSDVVLADTVGFIRHLPHELVAAFKSTLEETRDADLLLHVVDAADPNRDERVESVAAVLEEIGAGDVPQLVVNNKIDLLGRPPERQQRTDGERVWLSANTGAGLDLLLVAIREQLAGRLVERELTLEPSEGKLRARLFSMGCVTQEQSTDQGGWQLCCAIAGREYEALEREWPDHFPPGQCPDSAVNAGQEPTGDVAAAGREL
- the hflC gene encoding protease modulator HflC produces the protein MKGLGIIVGALVAILLYLSAFTVSEVEYAAKFRLGEVVRTDFEPGLHWQLPIVNNVRKFDRRILTLDAQPERFITSEKKDVIVDSFVKWRISDVRDFYTATGGGDLVRARQRLSQIIADGLRAEFAKRTLQEVISTEREEIMQSLVVRASGVASSLGIEIVDVRVKRIDLPDQVSSSVFSRMRAERKEVANELRSEGNEEAEKIAAGADRERTVLLAESQRDAERIRGEGDAQAANLYAQAYERDREFYSFYRSLQAYRQTFGNGGDVMMLDSTSEFFDYFGQQVDVD
- a CDS encoding adenylosuccinate synthase translates to MGGKSVLVLGTQWGDEGKGKIVDVLTEKVAAVVRFQGGHNAGHTLVIDGETTVLHLIPSGILHPTVQCLIGNGVVLAPDALLKEIEALENKGVQVRDRLLISSACPVIMPYHVALDAAREKARGKQAIGTTGRGIGPAYEDKVSRRGLRVADLFHAERASELLRGVMDYHNFVLDRYLRSSRVDVEATIDQALAWGEALRPLAGDVVAAVAAHRSSDGDLLFEGAQGAMLDIDHGTYPYVTSSNTTAGGVCTGVGIGPGEIDYVLGITKAYATRVGGGPFPTELNDKVGGRIAKRGNEFGATTGRPRRCGWMDAIALRRAVMVNGISGLCVTKLDVLDGFDAVRMAVGYRLDGELLDVPPTDVADYAHCEPVFEDFPGWHDSTRGVTDWDKLPSAARQYLERLSEVIGSPVHIVSTGPDRRENIVLQHPFS
- the hflK gene encoding FtsH protease activity modulator HflK, translated to MAWNEPGNGKDPWKSGGGGDQPPDLDEVFRNLQNRISGIFGGGGRRGSSSGGGNAGLFFLAIAAIVVWLLVDSVYTIDEPERGVVLRFGQHVKTMQPGLNFTLPRPIDRVYRVNVEQIRSDVAEGYMLTLDENIVDMRMATQFRVKDAEAFLFNVQDPEATMGQAAESAMRQVVGDNIMDFVLLEGRAEIAFQIREIQQSIMDRYETGVEITAVNLEEVRPPQEVKDAFDDAIKAREDKEKSQNEAQAYANSVVPEARGRAARLIQEAEAYKSAVTSRAEGEAQRFSLLLDEYQLAPEVTRQRLYLETMENVLGSTSKVIVDVKEGNNVMYLPLDEIIRNTTPALQRSNNSDFRSDSGANNDTFDPRQTPRRGRDGS
- a CDS encoding DUF2065 domain-containing protein; this encodes MSDLLAAVCLVLILEGLLPFASPSAWREAMRQLASLDDKTLRTFGGACMLAGLILLNFVKQ
- the hfq gene encoding RNA chaperone Hfq; the encoded protein is MSKGHSLQEPFLNALRRERVPVSIYLVNGIKLQGQIDSFDQFVVVLKNAVSQMIYKHAISTVVPSRNVKITDEDQ